One segment of Terriglobia bacterium DNA contains the following:
- the asnB gene encoding asparagine synthase (glutamine-hydrolyzing) yields MCGIAGFWLKKPLAEDPIALLNRMGNTLAHRGPDDSGVFYDNKAGIGLAFRRLSIIDLSAEGHQPMASSSGRYSIIFNGEVYNYEEVRAEFGSHEWRGHSDTEVMLAAIERWGLEAAVRRFVGMFAFALYDSFEQRLHLVRDRVGIKPLYYGHIDGSFVFASELKALKIFPGFQLQIDRDSLAAYMRCAYVPAPHSIYRGIHQLPGGNILTLSAAEASPVVTPFWSAADVAREGVKSRIEGSDEEILEGLHTTLADAVRLRMIADVPLGAFLSGGIDSSLVVALMQSQSSRPVKTFTLGFHEDAFNEADHARKIAQHLGTDHTELFVTAKDALDLVPLLPSMYDEPFADSSQIPTHLVSKLARQKVTVALSGDGGDELFCGYFRYTFVNSLWNILKRIPRPAAIGLARLIRTVPPGMIDKWLGLFLLRGRLSISPGHKLYRLADHLAAQDPAEIYLRAVSMWPEPADLVLGSNEYPELLQAIHNFSTMPTAPEMAMLTDLTNYLPDDILTKVDRASMAVSLEARVPLLDHRVIELAWRLPLNFKIRAGKTKWALRQVLNRYVPASLIERPKMGFTMPVDFWLRGPLRSWAEDLLAPGTLGRHGLFSVPPIRAKWEEHVSGARNWQYLLWPVLMFQAWIAQTASVAGSQSDHDTILSQRGAPSPT; encoded by the coding sequence ATGTGTGGAATAGCCGGATTCTGGCTTAAAAAACCGCTTGCTGAAGATCCGATTGCACTCCTCAATCGGATGGGAAACACGCTGGCCCATCGCGGCCCGGATGATTCCGGTGTTTTCTACGATAACAAAGCGGGCATCGGCCTTGCTTTCCGAAGACTTTCCATCATCGATCTTTCTGCTGAAGGGCATCAGCCGATGGCCTCTTCTTCCGGCCGCTATAGCATAATCTTCAATGGCGAGGTTTACAACTACGAAGAGGTTCGGGCGGAATTCGGCTCGCATGAATGGCGAGGGCATTCCGATACGGAAGTCATGCTGGCGGCCATCGAACGCTGGGGGCTGGAAGCAGCGGTGCGGCGCTTTGTGGGCATGTTTGCCTTCGCCTTGTACGACAGCTTCGAACAACGGCTTCATCTGGTCCGGGACCGCGTCGGAATCAAGCCGCTTTACTACGGGCATATTGACGGAAGTTTCGTTTTCGCTTCCGAACTGAAGGCTCTTAAGATTTTTCCGGGATTTCAGCTTCAGATCGACCGCGACTCCCTGGCTGCTTACATGCGCTGCGCCTACGTTCCTGCCCCCCACTCCATTTACCGCGGTATTCACCAGCTTCCGGGCGGCAATATTCTGACGCTGAGCGCCGCCGAAGCATCTCCGGTGGTTACTCCCTTTTGGTCGGCTGCGGATGTCGCGCGCGAAGGTGTCAAATCGAGGATCGAGGGAAGCGACGAAGAGATTTTGGAGGGGCTGCATACGACGTTAGCAGATGCAGTTCGACTTCGTATGATTGCCGACGTCCCGCTGGGGGCATTTCTTTCCGGCGGAATAGACTCTTCTTTGGTAGTTGCTCTCATGCAGTCGCAGAGTAGCCGTCCGGTCAAGACCTTCACGCTCGGTTTTCACGAAGATGCATTCAATGAGGCCGATCATGCCCGCAAGATTGCGCAACATCTCGGCACAGATCACACCGAGCTTTTTGTGACAGCCAAGGACGCGCTGGACTTGGTGCCTCTGCTGCCATCCATGTATGACGAGCCCTTTGCCGATTCTTCGCAGATCCCAACGCATCTGGTGTCAAAGCTGGCCCGGCAGAAAGTGACGGTTGCTCTTTCCGGTGACGGCGGCGACGAGCTGTTTTGCGGATACTTCCGTTACACCTTTGTGAATTCGCTCTGGAACATTCTCAAAAGAATTCCCAGACCAGCCGCCATCGGGCTGGCCAGGCTGATTCGCACAGTTCCGCCTGGCATGATCGATAAATGGCTGGGATTGTTTCTATTGCGGGGAAGGCTCAGTATCTCGCCCGGCCACAAGCTGTACCGTCTCGCCGACCACCTTGCTGCCCAGGACCCTGCTGAAATCTATCTTCGTGCCGTCTCCATGTGGCCGGAACCAGCAGACTTGGTTCTGGGTTCCAACGAATACCCGGAATTGCTGCAGGCGATCCACAACTTCAGCACAATGCCGACCGCGCCGGAGATGGCGATGTTAACGGACCTTACCAATTATCTGCCTGATGACATCCTCACCAAGGTGGATCGTGCCAGCATGGCAGTGAGTCTTGAAGCCCGTGTGCCATTGCTTGACCACCGTGTCATTGAGCTTGCCTGGCGCTTGCCGCTAAATTTCAAGATTCGCGCCGGCAAAACAAAATGGGCGCTCCGGCAGGTGCTGAATCGTTATGTTCCAGCCAGCCTGATAGAGAGGCCGAAGATGGGTTTTACCATGCCCGTTGATTTCTGGCTGCGTGGACCTCTGCGCAGCTGGGCGGAAGATCTTCTCGCACCGGGGACTCTGGGCCGGCATGGCCTGTTCTCAGTGCCACCCATCCGCGCAAAGTGGGAGGAGCACGTTTCAGGCGCCCGCAACTGGCAATATTTATTGTGGCCCGTCCTGATGTTCCAGGCATGGATCGCCCAGACTGCCTCTGTCGCGGGCAGCCAGTCTGACCATGACACAATTCTTTCCCAGCGCGGCGCGCCTTCGCCGACATGA
- a CDS encoding glycosyltransferase family 4 protein, with product MKILMLHNRYLVPGGEDQSSAAETALLRDHGHEVELLEEDNRRIEQLGQARTAMRTVWSRESYSRINELLRARAFDILHVQNFFPLWSPSVYYAASRHHVPVVQTLHNYRLMCVNSLFFRDQHLCQECLGRFLPWHGVVHACYRNSRAASAVVAGMVGVHKLAGTWRKRVAAYIAVSEFAREIYISGGLPSEKITVKPNFIHPSPLPGNGGGGYALYVGRLSPEKGIATMLSAWKGAQEAVPLKVVGEGPLAERVIATARESKRVEYLGAKSLPEVLDLMRNAEFLIFPSEWYETMGRTIMEAFAVGTPVVATHIGPPATMIVSGETGFHFTPGNVAELGQRVEWCSRNLDEVRTMRSRARQAFDNNYTGAANAKMLLAIYKRARETAARAYSG from the coding sequence ATGAAAATCTTAATGCTCCATAACCGATACCTGGTCCCGGGCGGTGAAGACCAGTCGAGCGCCGCTGAAACTGCGCTGCTCCGCGATCATGGGCATGAAGTAGAGCTTCTGGAAGAAGACAATCGCCGCATAGAACAATTAGGCCAGGCGAGAACAGCAATGCGAACGGTGTGGTCGCGGGAATCATATAGCCGCATCAATGAATTGCTGAGGGCCCGCGCTTTCGACATTCTGCACGTGCAGAACTTTTTTCCTCTGTGGTCTCCGTCAGTCTATTACGCAGCTTCCCGCCACCACGTTCCTGTGGTGCAGACACTGCATAACTACAGGCTTATGTGTGTTAACTCGCTCTTTTTTCGCGACCAACACCTCTGCCAGGAATGTCTGGGACGATTCCTGCCATGGCACGGCGTGGTACATGCCTGCTATCGCAACAGCCGTGCTGCCAGCGCAGTCGTCGCCGGAATGGTGGGAGTCCACAAGCTGGCCGGTACGTGGCGCAAGCGTGTCGCCGCGTACATTGCTGTGTCTGAATTTGCGCGAGAGATTTATATCTCCGGTGGGTTGCCTTCCGAAAAAATCACTGTGAAACCTAACTTCATCCATCCAAGTCCGTTGCCGGGAAATGGAGGGGGCGGCTACGCACTGTATGTGGGTAGGCTAAGCCCGGAAAAGGGAATTGCGACGATGCTAAGCGCGTGGAAGGGAGCACAGGAAGCTGTTCCGCTAAAAGTTGTCGGTGAAGGCCCGCTGGCCGAGCGTGTTATCGCCACTGCACGAGAATCTAAACGCGTTGAATATCTTGGGGCAAAATCGCTGCCTGAAGTCCTGGACCTGATGCGGAACGCAGAGTTTCTCATCTTTCCTTCTGAGTGGTATGAAACCATGGGCCGCACCATTATGGAGGCGTTCGCGGTTGGAACTCCCGTTGTGGCAACTCATATCGGCCCGCCTGCCACCATGATTGTTTCCGGAGAAACGGGATTTCATTTCACCCCGGGTAATGTTGCTGAGTTGGGCCAACGGGTGGAATGGTGCTCAAGAAATCTCGACGAGGTGCGCACGATGCGCTCCAGGGCCAGACAAGCCTTTGACAACAATTACACCGGCGCTGCCAATGCCAAAATGTTGCTGGCAATTTATAAGAGAGCGCGGGAAACGGCAGCGCGCGCTTATTCAGGATGA
- a CDS encoding NAD-dependent epimerase/dehydratase family protein, which produces MSVAVITGSAGLIGSEAVRYFAAKGMHVVGIDNDMRKYFFGPEASTEWMRKHLEASVPDYRHFNIDIRDHAAILELFKRFGKEISLVVHTAAQPSHDWAAREPLTDFSVNATGTLNLLEATRQFCPEAPFIFTSTNKVYGDSPNALPLVEQQSRWELDKSHKFAEHGITEEQSVDHSLHSIFGASKVAADVMVQEYGQYFGLKTACFRAGCLTGPNHSGAQLHGFLAYLMKCNVTGTRYTVFGYKGKQVRDNLHSADLVRAFDRFFQSPRSGVVYNIGGSRFSNCSMLEAISMCQQISGREMNWQYGGENRKGDHIWWISDIRKFQSHYPGYALQFDSMAILREIHDRNHERWKDSSRVVHA; this is translated from the coding sequence ATGAGCGTAGCCGTGATCACCGGATCGGCAGGTTTGATTGGCTCAGAGGCCGTCCGCTATTTTGCGGCAAAGGGAATGCATGTCGTAGGCATTGACAATGACATGCGCAAATATTTCTTTGGTCCGGAAGCTTCCACGGAGTGGATGCGCAAGCACCTTGAAGCCTCTGTTCCTGACTACCGGCATTTCAATATCGATATTCGCGACCATGCGGCCATTCTTGAACTGTTCAAGCGTTTCGGTAAAGAAATTTCTCTGGTCGTCCATACCGCCGCTCAGCCCTCGCATGATTGGGCGGCACGCGAGCCGCTCACAGATTTTTCTGTGAATGCCACCGGCACGCTGAACCTGCTGGAAGCCACCCGTCAATTCTGCCCGGAAGCGCCCTTCATTTTTACTTCCACGAACAAAGTTTATGGCGATTCTCCCAATGCTCTTCCACTGGTGGAACAGCAGTCGCGCTGGGAACTGGATAAAAGCCACAAGTTTGCCGAGCACGGAATTACCGAAGAGCAGTCGGTAGACCATTCGTTGCATAGCATCTTCGGAGCGTCCAAGGTAGCTGCCGACGTGATGGTGCAGGAATATGGCCAGTATTTTGGTCTGAAGACCGCATGTTTTCGCGCCGGTTGTCTTACCGGTCCCAACCATTCAGGCGCGCAATTGCATGGATTTCTAGCCTACCTGATGAAATGCAATGTCACCGGGACTCGCTATACCGTGTTTGGCTACAAAGGCAAGCAGGTACGCGACAACCTGCATAGCGCTGACCTGGTGCGGGCCTTCGACAGGTTTTTTCAGTCGCCCAGATCAGGCGTTGTCTATAACATCGGCGGCAGCCGATTTTCCAACTGTTCCATGCTGGAAGCTATTTCCATGTGCCAGCAAATCTCGGGCCGGGAAATGAACTGGCAGTACGGTGGCGAGAATCGAAAGGGAGACCACATCTGGTGGATCAGCGACATCAGGAAATTCCAGTCGCACTATCCCGGGTACGCATTGCAGTTTGACAGCATGGCAATATTGCGTGAGATCCATGACCGGAACCACGAGCGGTGGAAGGACTCTTCTCGAGTTGTCCACGCATGA
- a CDS encoding glycosyltransferase: MTAIRKRVLFLVPAFVGGIGGAERVILTLLRHLDHNRLECHLGLVQAGSVSLEDLPSEVVVHHMRVARMRYCLPSIVRLAWEIKPQTILSTVSHLNVMSILARPVFPGNVRLLIREATTPSAYLIKDTEHPRLWDFFYRHLYRHADKIICLSDAMQRDLAGRFGVPPGKMVRIYNPVDVGMIQRSAHAARNPYRTPGPNLVAAGRLRKEKGFDLLLDAMPIVFQKFPGAQLTILGEGPDESRLKDQARKLGLFETIDFRGFVQNPWVFMANADLFILPSRAEGLPNSLLEALALGTPVVASDCVGAMRELQSVDPRIVLFQTENRSAMAEAIVSALSRPKKTDVRRREPSDPIEQFVPSRVAEQYSQLL, from the coding sequence ATGACCGCCATCCGTAAAAGAGTTCTGTTCCTGGTCCCCGCGTTCGTTGGAGGAATCGGCGGCGCAGAGCGCGTGATCCTCACCCTTCTTCGCCATCTGGACCACAACCGGCTGGAATGCCACCTGGGCCTGGTACAGGCAGGAAGCGTCTCTCTTGAGGACCTCCCTTCCGAAGTGGTTGTCCACCACATGCGCGTCGCGCGAATGCGCTATTGCTTGCCCAGTATCGTCAGGCTGGCATGGGAAATAAAACCGCAGACCATTCTGTCAACCGTTTCTCACCTCAACGTGATGTCGATTCTTGCTCGACCGGTCTTTCCAGGGAATGTTCGTCTCCTGATCAGGGAAGCCACTACGCCGAGCGCATATCTGATAAAAGATACGGAACATCCGCGCCTATGGGACTTCTTCTATCGTCATTTATACCGCCATGCCGATAAAATTATCTGTCTCTCCGATGCGATGCAGCGTGATTTGGCCGGGCGTTTTGGTGTACCCCCGGGAAAGATGGTCCGCATCTATAACCCGGTGGATGTAGGAATGATCCAGAGATCGGCCCACGCCGCTCGCAATCCGTATCGCACCCCTGGTCCAAATCTGGTGGCCGCCGGCCGTTTGCGCAAGGAAAAAGGCTTTGATCTCCTGCTCGATGCGATGCCGATTGTCTTCCAGAAATTTCCCGGCGCGCAGCTCACCATTCTGGGTGAAGGCCCTGACGAGTCGCGGTTGAAAGATCAGGCGCGAAAGCTCGGCTTGTTTGAAACGATTGATTTTCGGGGATTTGTGCAAAACCCGTGGGTGTTCATGGCCAATGCAGATCTTTTTATTCTGCCGTCGCGCGCGGAAGGCCTGCCAAATTCGCTGCTGGAGGCGCTTGCTTTGGGAACTCCGGTGGTGGCAAGCGATTGCGTGGGCGCGATGCGTGAACTTCAATCCGTCGATCCGCGCATTGTGCTCTTTCAAACGGAGAATCGGTCCGCTATGGCTGAAGCCATTGTGTCAGCTCTGAGCAGGCCCAAAAAGACTGACGTTCGCCGTCGAGAGCCTTCCGATCCAATCGAACAATTTGTCCCCTCGCGAGTGGCCGAGCAGTATAGCCAACTCCTTTAA